The following is a genomic window from Verrucosispora sp. WMMD573.
GGTGCCAGCGGACCAACAGGTTCGCCTTCGCGGCGAGCGGAGCGCCGTGCAGCAGCGGGGTCAGCTCGGCCGGCTCACCCAGCTGCGCGTACGCCGTCTCGACGGCTCGCCGGACCGTCTGCCACAGCCGTGGCTCGGTGCCGGGGTGGCCGTCGGCGAGCGCACCGGCGAGACCGGCGAGATGGTTGACGAACAGGCAGTAGACGACGCGCCGGGCCGCCTGTGCGGAGGTGTAGGCGGCCTGCCGGGGAACCCGATCGGGCCAAACGGCCAACCGTCCGAGATCGAGCTTCAGCCCTTCGAGGTCACGCAGGATCAGGCGGACCGGGCGACCATCCGGATCCAGCACCACCAGCACGTTCTGCAGGTGGGCCTCATGGACCACGCCGTGGCCGAGCCACAGGCGCAGCACTGCGGGCACCAGCAGCTCGACGTAGGCCCGCCACCAGTCGAACGGGTCCGGCACGGTCAGCGGCGCGTTGGCCAGTGCCGCCGCCAACACCACCCGTTCGCCCGGCCGCAGATGCTCGCGTACCCCGGTCCGCAGGATGGTGCCGTACGCCTCGTCCGCCCCGGGCAGGTCGACGGTCCGGTAGCCGGGCTCCCGCAGCAATCCGACCCGCGCGGGAAGCGGCACACCGGACAGGAACCGGGTCAACGCCACCGCTCCGGTCAACTCGTAGCGGGCGTTCTTGCGCAGGCAGTTGGTGATGCGTACGTGCAGGCTGGTCTTGAGGAACAGGTCGACCGAGGGGGCGTAGAGCGTACGGACGCTCGCGGTCGGGCGGACCGGTACGCCGGCCGGGCCGAGCCGGCGCAACCTCGGATCGGTAGGTGGCATCAGGTCCAACTGCCACGGGTGCACCGGCAGCAGGTGGTGACCGGGTGGCGCGTCCGGCGGATCCAGCGGCGCGATCAGCTCGTCGACCGGCCCGTCGCCCGCCACCAGGTCGGCGGGCACGGCGAGCCAGTCCAGCCGGAAGGTGCTGCGCAGCTCCGGGGCGTAGCGACGCCAGCTCGCCGGATCACCACTGCGCCACTTCGGACTGGGGTGATGCGGGTGGCCGTGTACGAGGGACTGTTCGGAGTCGACATAGCTGTCGACCGCCGGGTCCCCGGTCGGGGTGGGGTCGCTGGACGGGCGTTGCCGCAACAGGGTGGCCAACGCGTTCCGGCTACCGAGCACCTGTTCGACGAACTCGTCGTTAGGCAGCGCGGTGCGGGCGGTCAGCTCGGCGGCGAGCAACCGGGCGAGCTGTGCGCCGTCGACCGGCACGTCGGCGTCCGCCGAGCCGTCGCCCAGCCTGTCGGCGGCCGGCGGATCCGGCACGGCCGGGTGGTGGTGGGCGACCGGTGTCGCCGCTGGCCGGCAGTGGACCGGGCCGACGTAGCGGTGCGCCAGCACGGGGGAGAGCCGGGCCAGCCGGCAGGAGAGCGTCAGCCCCAGGTGCGGCAACCGGATCCGGAGCTGCCCGCCCACGGTCTCGGCCGCACCGTCGGGCGCGGCCACCTCCCGCAGGTAGCAGGAGAGCAGGGTGTGCGTGGTGGCCAGATCGGCGGCGCGTTCCGCCGGCCCGGCGGTGGCCTCGGCGGTCTGCGGCGTCACGCGGCGTTCCGCAGGTAGTTGGGTCCGGTGCGGTGGTAGAACTTGTTCACGTCGGTGCAGCCGATCCGCTGCTTGGGCAGCAGCGTGCCGGCGGTCAGCATCGCCTTGACCGGCAACCGGTCGGCGGCCAGGACGCGGTCGGCCAGCTCTCGTGCGGCGGGTGTGTCACCCCACCGGTCGCGGGCGGCGCGCAGCCGGGGCGCGAGGGCCTCGGCCGGTGAGGGCACGGCGACCCCCTGGTCCGCCAGGGCCAGCAGGGGGGCCGCCGCCGCCAGGTGAAGGGTGATCGTGACGAACATGTCGGCCAGCTCCCCGGGATGGCGGATCCACATCCGCTGATCGCGCAGTCGGACCGTGCCCGCGTGCCGGGGGTCCAGCCGGGCGCCGTCGTTGTCCTTGTACAACAGCCGGAGCGAACCGTCGGACGGTAGGACCAGATGGATGTTCTGCGGATGTGCTTCCAACGCCACTCCGTACCGTAACCACAGGCACACGTGCCAGTCGAGCAGGAGATCCAGATAGGACCCGAGGAGGCGAGTCGGGTCGGCACCGCCGATCCGCTGGGCGACAGTGCCGGCGGTGGGATCCGCCGCGGCGAGCGCGGCCACCGGTACCACGGTCGCCCGCTCCAGCCCGGCGGGTAGCCGGCGCAGCACAAAGGACCGCAGCTCGTCGTCGTCGCAGTGACCGAAGACGCTCTCGTCGGCGTGTGTGATCCGGTCGGCGAAGCGCGGCTGCTCCGCGGCGATGCGGTCGAGCAGCGCGGCCACCGCCGCGCCGTCGGAGAGCGCGTCCGGTGCGAGGGTACGGCGGTTGCGGGCACCCAGAGTCGCGGTCGGCAGCGGCAGTTTCAGGTGGGTCGTCGGATCGCTGTCCAGGGCGACGGTACGCATCGACAGGGTGGGTCGCACGGTGATCTCCGGTACGTCGAGCACCGGCAGGCCCGACCGGTCGGCGGTCAGCGGGTGCACCGGCAGCAGCACCTCCCCGTTCTGGCGTGGCGTCGGCCACCAGGCGGGCAGCCGCCCGTTGAGCCGCAGGGCCCGGGCCGGTACGGGCAGCCAACGCAGGGCGAACGTGGGGGCGTGCTCGGGTGCGTACCGGAGCAGCTCGGTCTCGTCCAGGCCGTGCCGGCACCGGTCGGTGGGGTAGACGGCATGGCCGGCGTGGGCGGCGAGCACGTCGTCGAGGAGCGCGCCGCCGAAGCCGGTGAGCGGGTCGACCCGGGCGGCGGCGATCCGGGCGTACGTGTCGGGCCGGGTGGTCTCGGCCAGCCGGCGGGCGAGCAGGTCCTGCCGGCATTCGTCGGTGAAGGCGCGCCACCCCTGCTCGGCCTCGACGTCGTCGTACGGCGCGAGCAGCTCCAACAGGCCCGCCAGCGTGTCCACCCGGTGTGGCGCCCGACCGGGCGGGTGCACGTGCAGTTCGGCGTGGGCGAGGCGGACGGCGTGTTGGAAGCCGTCGGGACGGACCGGAAGGCGTAATCGGCCGGCGCGGTGCGGTGCCTGCCACCAGCCGGGGCCGTCGGGGCCGCCGCCGCTGCTCAGGCCGAGGTGGTCCTCGCGCAGCAGGGCGTCCAGCACCCGGCGGAACAGCTGCTGCTCCACCGGATCGGTCACGTGTCGATCACCCAGTCCAGTCCGGCGCGGAACTCGACGAGCGCGCGGCGCACCACGGCCGGATCCGACCCGATGGCGTGCAGGACGGCCAGGTAGTCGCGGTTGGTGCCGGTGTGCTCGGCGGTGGTCCCGATCGGCCGCAGCGGGCGGCAGCCGAGCCGGACCCCGTCGCGTACCGCGTCGATCGGACCGGGGGCGGCGACGAGGGTGCCGCCGCGCTCGGCGCAGACGTACTCCACCCGGGCGGTCTGTTCGATCGCGGCCGGGTCGGGCAGACCGAGGTCGGCGACGGATTCGCCGAGGTGCAGCCGGATGACGTACTCGAACAGCGGCACGTCGAGCAGCTCGGCCAGGATGAGATCCATCCGGTCACCGATCAACCGGTCGTTGACCTCGATGAGCCGAGGTCGCTCCCGGTGCATGACGAACTCGGTGTGGCAGGGGCCGAACCGTACCCCGAGCGCGTCCAGCTGAGCCCGCAGCCGCTCGGCCGTCGCCGGAGTTGCCGGTGCCCATTCCAGGCACAGCTCGGTGAAGGTGGGCGGCGGGCCGAGCGTGGTACGCCAGCCACCGAGCACGGCCAGCGTCCCGGCGTCTCCGAGGGTGTCGTGGGTGCGGACCTCGCCCGGCAGGTACTCCTCCACCACCAGTGCCGCGTCCGGTCGGCGACGGCGGATCTCGGTCACCCGCCGGGCCAGCTCGTCCGCGTCGGTGACCAGGTAGGCGTCCTCGCTGGCGACGCCGTCACGCGGCTTGACCACAGCGGGGAAGACGTCGGACGTCGGTGGCTGCCCCGGCGCGAGGCGCTGGGCGTGGACCACGTCGAGACCGGCGTCGGCGACGGCCTGCCGGGTGGCGGCCTTGTCCTTGCAGCGTCGCGCCGACTCGGGATCCTTACCGGGCAGGCCGAGACGACGGGCGGCGAGCGCCGTCGGGGCCTGTAGGTGATCGCTGTTGGAGAAGAGTCCCACCGCGGCTGGCCCGTTCCGGACCACCTCGGTGACAGCCTGGGGGTCCCGCACCGGGCAGCTCCGCGTCGGCACCGTCGTGGGCCAGTCGTCGGGCCGGTCGGTCAGCACGGTGACCGGCACGCCGAGCGTGTCGGCGGCCGGCAGCAGGCCGTCCAGCACGGAGTCGGTCGGATTGAGAGCGGTCAGGTACAGCATCACGAGCCGGCTCGGTGATGAGCCGTCACCGAGCGCGCCAGTAGGCCAGCGCCGCCACCTGCTCCTTGCCGACGCCCAGCCCTCGCCGCAGGTGTTTGACGATGCTGCGGGTGCTGGCCGCCTCGCAGGCCACCCAGTACAGGCCGTCCTCCTGAGCGGCGGTCAGGGCGGTGGTGACGGTGTCCACCAGGTGTTGGCCCTCGTCGCGGCGTGGCACCCACACCACCTCGTCGTGTGGCCGGGTACGCAGCGGCAGGTTCCGCTCGCCATCGTGGGCGTACTCGAGCCAGATGCTGGCCGACACCGGCCCGGCGGCGTCGAGCAGGCTGTTGACCGCGGGCAGGGACGCCGCGTCGCCGATCAGGTAGAGCCGGCCGGGCGCCGGTTCGGGGAGCGTGAAGGAGCTGCCCTGCACGGTCGCCTCGATGGTGTCTCCGGGCCGTGCTGTCGTGGCCCAGCGCGCCGCGCAGCCGTCGTGCAGGGCGAACACGAGCTGGAAGCGCCCGCTGTCCGCGTCCGGGTCGACAAGGGTGTACGCCCGTTGGTGGGGTCGACCCTCGTTGTCGAACCACAGCCGGATCCACATGGTGGGGTGCACACCGCAGGTACGCAGCAGGTCGCCCCCGTCGACGAGCAGCCGCTGGTAGCGGTCTCCGACGGGTTCGTTCTCCAGGACGGTCAGCTCAAAGTTCCGGCCCCCGAACGCCTTGAGTACGAGGGCTTCCCAGTTGCGTTTCACACGGTTCTCCACTGTGGATGCGGTTCGGGTGACGAAGAGCCTGCCGACCCTCGATGGCACGTCCCTGGGCGACTGCCGACGGGCGGGCGTGGGCGTCGGCTCAGGGCCGGTTGGCCAGTGGCAGTGCCCGCACCAACATCCGGTGCGAGCGCCAGCCGGGGAACGGCACGAGGTCGCCGACGTGGTCGAACCCGGTTCGTTGCAGCGCGTGCCACACCCGGGTGTTGGTCTCGGCGACGGCGAGTGACACCCGCTCCTCGCGCCGTCGGGCCAGCAACTCGACCGTCATCCGGAACCCGAGACGGTGGCGGCGGTACTCGGGCAGCACGAACGCCTCGCAGACCGCGAAGGTGCGGCCCGGCCACTCGACCGCCAGGTCGGGATCCTTGACGGAGGTCAGGTCACGCCACCAGAGGGTCTCCGGTGGTAGCGGGCAACCCATGACCGTCCCCACGAGCCGGCCGTCGACGTACCCGAGCGCCGCCTCGAAACCGGGGGCCTCGGCGGTCCACCAGAGGCGTTCCTCCACCGTCGGCACGGTGTGGTCGACCAGGTGCAGGTCGGCGGCGTGCACGCGGCGGTAGACCTCGGCCAGCGCCGGGATGTCGACCTGGTCGGTGGTGACGACGGCACTGTCCAGACCGTCGATCGCCTCGGACGCGGTGAGCGACGACATTGAACTCCTCCCGAACTTTGGTTAGGCATACCTAACCAGCCGGTCGGCGTTCGGGCAAGTCTCCGTGTCGTGGCGTCCGTCCCCACGGGCGGGTGGGTTGCAGCACGGCCTCGCGCAGCGCCTCCCGCCGCAGGTGGGCGATCCGCTGGTACGCGGGATCGGCGATCATCTGACTGAACGCCCGGCGGGTCGGATAGCGCACCAGCAGGACCGCGTCCCACTGCTGACCCGCCGCGGCGATGAGGGCGTCGTCACCGTCGCCGGCGTAGACGACCTCGACTCCGTAGTGCGGCGCGACGGTCGTGGCGAAAGCCTTCGCGTACTGCTGGTACCGCGCGCGGCCGCCGTCGGCGAACCGCAGCAGATTGAGCATGACCACCGGTTCGTCAGGTCCGGCGGCGAGAAACCCGGGGGGAAGCTCGCCGTGTGGGTCCGCCGTCATCGTTGCCTCCGATCTCGGGACTGGAAGCAGTATTCCGGCATCGAGGTCAGGCCCGTCAACGAAAAGGCAGTGGGATTTTGCACTCACGGTGCATGCTTCTGACTGCGCCCGTCCGGGCGCGCGGCAGGCGTCAGCCGGCTGTCCGCAGGTCGGCCAGCAGCCTCTCGACCCGGGTACGGATCTCGTCGCGGATCGGGCGGACCGCCGCCACGCCCTTGCCGGCCGGGTCATCGAGCTTCCAGTCCTCGTAGCGCTTGCCGGGGAACACCGGGCAGGCATCACCGCAACCCATGGTGACGATGACGTCGGAGGACTCCGCGGTGGCGTACTCAAGGAGCTTGGGGGTCTGGTCGGTGATGTCGATGCCCACCTCGCGCATGGCCGCCACGGCTGCCGGGTTTATCGTCTCGGCGGGCGCGGAGCCGGCGGAGCGGACCTCGACGGCGTCACCGGCGAGGTGGCGCAGCCAGCCGGCGGCCATCTGGGAACGGCCGGCATTGTGTACGCAGACGAACAGGACGCTGGGCTTGTCGGTCACGAGGTGCCTTTCTGCGGTGCGGGGGTCGTGGCTGGCGGTCTGCCGTGCGTGGAGGTCATGGGTGTCGGCTCGGGGTCGCCTGGTCGTCGGCCGGCACGACCACCTGGTCGGCGGCGGCACCGGCGTCCGGGTAGAGGGCCGCCAGTAGGCCGACACCGACGGCGAGACCGACGACCTGTGCCACCACGAAGCCCGGTACGGAGGCCGGGGCGATGCCGGCGAAGGTGTCGGTGAACGCCCGGCCGACCGTGACGGCGGGGTTGGCGAACGACGTGGACGAGGTGAACCAGTAGGCGGCCCCGATGTAGGCGCCCACGGCGGCCGGCGCCACGGTGGCGCGGCCGGACCGGGCCAGCGCGAAGATCAGCAGGACCAGTCCGGCGGTGGCGACGACCTCACCGAGCCACAGATTGCCACCGCCGCGCTCCCGGACAGAGAGGCTGACCGCGCCCAGGCCGAACATCAGGTTGGCCAGCACCGACCCCGCGACGGCCCCGGTCACCTGCGCCGCGACGTAGCCGGCGAGCTCCCGGGGGGAGAGGCCGGCGCCCGAGCGGCGGCCGAGCAGCCAGTCGGCGGCGGAGACGACCGGATTGAAATGAGCGCCGGAGACCGGCCCGAACATCAGAATCAGTACGCCGAGGGCGAAGGCCGTGGCGATCGAGTTCTGGAGCAGTTGCAGGCCGACGTCGTCCGGGGACAGGTCGGTGGCCATGACGCCGGAGCCGACCACGGCGGTGACCAGCAGGGCGGTGCCGGTGAACTCGGCCAGCAGACGCCGCGAAAGTGCGATGGTCATCGGTTGTGCTTCTCCTCGATGGCTATCGGGTGGGAACGTTCAACTCGTCGAGGAGTCGCCGTACCCGCCGCTCGATCTCGTCGCGGATCGGCCGGACGTCGTCGACGTCGAGGCCGGCAGGGTCGGCAAGGTCCCAGTTCTCGTAGCGGGTGCCGGGGAAGACCGGGCAGGCGTCGCCGCAGCCCATGGTGACCACCACATCGGCGGCGCGGACCACCTCGTCGGTCCAGGGCTTGGGGAACTCGTCGGAGATGTCGATACCGCGTTCGGCCATGGCCGCCACGGCGGCGGGATTGATCTCGGTGCCCGGTTCGCTGCCACCGGACCAGGCCACGGCCCGATCGCCGGCCAGGTGGGTGAGAAACCCGAGGGCGATCTGCGAGCGGCCGGCGTTGTGGGTGCACAGGAACAGGACGACGGGCCGGCCGTCACGGTGATGGCCTTCGACGCGGGCCAGTGCCTGTAGCCGCTGGCGGGCGAAGCGTTCGGCGAGCAGGGGCAGGTAGTGGGGGATCCGACCGTCGACGGCGAACTGGTCGTAGCTGCTGTGCAGGAAACGTTCGATCGTCTCGGTGCCGTACGTGCCGTGGAACTCGTCGGCGAGGCGGGTTGCGGCCGTACGCAGGGCCAGACGTTGATCGATCGAGAGGTCTGGGCGGGGACTGCGGGCGAGGTGGGTCATCGTGGGTCTCCGGGTAGGACGGCGGGAGCGAGCCGGGCGACCCGGTCGGCGAGGTCGGTGTAGGCGGACTCGAACGCCTCGTCGGTGTCCACCCGGACCGGGTCGGGCACCGACCAGTGCAGCCGGGGGCGTAGCTGGTCGGTCAGTCCCTCGTGGGCGTTGTCGCAGACGGCGATGACGAGGTCGTCGCTGCGCACGATGTCGGCGACGTGGGCGGTGCCGGTGGGGTCGAGGTCGAGCTGGTGGCGGTGGGCCACGGCGACCGCGCGGGGGTGGACCCGGGCCGCCGGTTGGGTGCCGGCCGAGGCGGCGGCACCACGGGTGCGGTGCCGCCACAGCGCGGCGGCCAGCTGCGAGCGGGCCGAGTTGTGGGTGCAGACGAAGACCACCCGACCGACCCCGGTCAGCCGGGGGGTGGCGAGGGCGGCGAGTGTTTCGGGGCGCAACTGGAGGTAGGTGCGCCGCCGGTCGCCCTCGGAACGGACCTTCACCACCAGGCCGGCCTGGGTGAGGACCTTGACGTGATGGGCGACCAGGTTGGTCGGCATGGCGAGCCGGTCGGCGATTTCGCCGGGCGAGGCGTCACCGAGGGTGAGCGCGTCCACGATCGCCAGGCGCGCCGGGTCGCCGAGTGCCGCGTGGGTACGCGCCCGCGCCGCCAGCGAAAAAAGCTCAACCTGCATAGACTCAACTATTACTGACTAATCTTCGCCCGTCAAGGCGTCGGCCGGCGGCCCTTGATCAGCCCAACTCGCGGGGAAAGTAGTCGGCCAGTGGCTCCGGTGCAGCCTGATCGCCTGCCGGGCCATCCGCCAGCAGGCACCGGATGACACCGCTGGGGTCCCTGTCGAGGGCCGGCACGCCGGTCGGTGGCGCACCCGGGACCAGACGGTCAGCGCAGCCGACCGCGCCGGCCGAACCAGTCCCGCGAGGACCGGGTGTTCAGCGCCACCGCCACCCAGGCGAGCAGGCCCAGGCCGACGATCGTGATCGGGCCGAAGAGTCCCAGCGCGGCGGCGGCCAGCAGACCCGCCAGGGCGTACGCGGGGTATGGCGCCCAGCGGCGGCGGGCCGCCAGGCTGACCGCGACCAGGGCGCACGCGGCGGCCATCACGGCGAAGAAGACGACGGCGCCGAGGGAACCTTTCGCGGCCAGCGACCGGTGCACCGTCGCGAGCGCGAACAGCAGTGACAGTAGCGCGAACGCGAGCACGGTGACCCGGACCGGGGTTGGCGTCGTGGGGGGCCGGAGCTTGTCCCCGTAGCCGCCGCCGGGTGCGCGTACGACCATGAAGACAACGATGGGCGTCGACGCCTGAGTGGGCGTGTCACTGTCGGCAACGCGACAGCGGATGCGATCGCTCTAAGCTTCGCCCATGGCGAGGTACTTCGACGTGCACCCGGACAACCCGCAACCGCGCACCATCGGTCAGGTGGTCGAGATCGTTCGCGGAGACGGGTTGATCGCCTACCCCACGGATTCCTGCTTCGCCCTGGGCTGCCAGCTGGGCAACAAGGACGGCATGGACCGGATCCGGGAGATCCGCCACCTCGACAGCGGCCACCACTTCACGTTGGTGTGCCGCGACTTCGCTCAGCTCGGTCACTTCGTGCAGTTGGACAATGCGGTGTTCCGGGCGGTGAAGGCGGCCACCCCCGGCAGCTACACCTTCATCCTGCCCGCCACGAAGGAGGTGCCCCGGCGGCTGTGGCACCCCCGCAAGAAGACCGTCGGGGTGCGCATTCCCGCTCATCCGGTCACCCGCGCGCTGCTGGACGCGCTCGGCGAGCCGCTGCTGTCGAGCACCCTGCTGCTGCCCGGTGACGAGGAGCCGATGACCCAGGGCTGGGAGATCAAGGAACGCCTC
Proteins encoded in this region:
- a CDS encoding L-threonylcarbamoyladenylate synthase, yielding MARYFDVHPDNPQPRTIGQVVEIVRGDGLIAYPTDSCFALGCQLGNKDGMDRIREIRHLDSGHHFTLVCRDFAQLGHFVQLDNAVFRAVKAATPGSYTFILPATKEVPRRLWHPRKKTVGVRIPAHPVTRALLDALGEPLLSSTLLLPGDEEPMTQGWEIKERLDHAVDAVVDAGDCGTEPTTVVDFSDGEPEIVRVGAGDPARFA
- a CDS encoding IucA/IucC family siderophore biosynthesis protein, encoding MTDPVEQQLFRRVLDALLREDHLGLSSGGGPDGPGWWQAPHRAGRLRLPVRPDGFQHAVRLAHAELHVHPPGRAPHRVDTLAGLLELLAPYDDVEAEQGWRAFTDECRQDLLARRLAETTRPDTYARIAAARVDPLTGFGGALLDDVLAAHAGHAVYPTDRCRHGLDETELLRYAPEHAPTFALRWLPVPARALRLNGRLPAWWPTPRQNGEVLLPVHPLTADRSGLPVLDVPEITVRPTLSMRTVALDSDPTTHLKLPLPTATLGARNRRTLAPDALSDGAAVAALLDRIAAEQPRFADRITHADESVFGHCDDDELRSFVLRRLPAGLERATVVPVAALAAADPTAGTVAQRIGGADPTRLLGSYLDLLLDWHVCLWLRYGVALEAHPQNIHLVLPSDGSLRLLYKDNDGARLDPRHAGTVRLRDQRMWIRHPGELADMFVTITLHLAAAAPLLALADQGVAVPSPAEALAPRLRAARDRWGDTPAARELADRVLAADRLPVKAMLTAGTLLPKQRIGCTDVNKFYHRTGPNYLRNAA
- a CDS encoding DUF1330 domain-containing protein; this translates as MTADPHGELPPGFLAAGPDEPVVMLNLLRFADGGRARYQQYAKAFATTVAPHYGVEVVYAGDGDDALIAAAGQQWDAVLLVRYPTRRAFSQMIADPAYQRIAHLRREALREAVLQPTRPWGRTPRHGDLPERRPAG
- a CDS encoding arsenate reductase ArsC — protein: MTHLARSPRPDLSIDQRLALRTAATRLADEFHGTYGTETIERFLHSSYDQFAVDGRIPHYLPLLAERFARQRLQALARVEGHHRDGRPVVLFLCTHNAGRSQIALGFLTHLAGDRAVAWSGGSEPGTEINPAAVAAMAERGIDISDEFPKPWTDEVVRAADVVVTMGCGDACPVFPGTRYENWDLADPAGLDVDDVRPIRDEIERRVRRLLDELNVPTR
- a CDS encoding siderophore-interacting protein, whose amino-acid sequence is MKRNWEALVLKAFGGRNFELTVLENEPVGDRYQRLLVDGGDLLRTCGVHPTMWIRLWFDNEGRPHQRAYTLVDPDADSGRFQLVFALHDGCAARWATTARPGDTIEATVQGSSFTLPEPAPGRLYLIGDAASLPAVNSLLDAAGPVSASIWLEYAHDGERNLPLRTRPHDEVVWVPRRDEGQHLVDTVTTALTAAQEDGLYWVACEAASTRSIVKHLRRGLGVGKEQVAALAYWRAR
- a CDS encoding arsenate reductase ArsC: MTDKPSVLFVCVHNAGRSQMAAGWLRHLAGDAVEVRSAGSAPAETINPAAVAAMREVGIDITDQTPKLLEYATAESSDVIVTMGCGDACPVFPGKRYEDWKLDDPAGKGVAAVRPIRDEIRTRVERLLADLRTAG
- a CDS encoding siderophore biosynthesis protein, whose protein sequence is MLYLTALNPTDSVLDGLLPAADTLGVPVTVLTDRPDDWPTTVPTRSCPVRDPQAVTEVVRNGPAAVGLFSNSDHLQAPTALAARRLGLPGKDPESARRCKDKAATRQAVADAGLDVVHAQRLAPGQPPTSDVFPAVVKPRDGVASEDAYLVTDADELARRVTEIRRRRPDAALVVEEYLPGEVRTHDTLGDAGTLAVLGGWRTTLGPPPTFTELCLEWAPATPATAERLRAQLDALGVRFGPCHTEFVMHRERPRLIEVNDRLIGDRMDLILAELLDVPLFEYVIRLHLGESVADLGLPDPAAIEQTARVEYVCAERGGTLVAAPGPIDAVRDGVRLGCRPLRPIGTTAEHTGTNRDYLAVLHAIGSDPAVVRRALVEFRAGLDWVIDT
- a CDS encoding IucA/IucC family protein: MTPQTAEATAGPAERAADLATTHTLLSCYLREVAAPDGAAETVGGQLRIRLPHLGLTLSCRLARLSPVLAHRYVGPVHCRPAATPVAHHHPAVPDPPAADRLGDGSADADVPVDGAQLARLLAAELTARTALPNDEFVEQVLGSRNALATLLRQRPSSDPTPTGDPAVDSYVDSEQSLVHGHPHHPSPKWRSGDPASWRRYAPELRSTFRLDWLAVPADLVAGDGPVDELIAPLDPPDAPPGHHLLPVHPWQLDLMPPTDPRLRRLGPAGVPVRPTASVRTLYAPSVDLFLKTSLHVRITNCLRKNARYELTGAVALTRFLSGVPLPARVGLLREPGYRTVDLPGADEAYGTILRTGVREHLRPGERVVLAAALANAPLTVPDPFDWWRAYVELLVPAVLRLWLGHGVVHEAHLQNVLVVLDPDGRPVRLILRDLEGLKLDLGRLAVWPDRVPRQAAYTSAQAARRVVYCLFVNHLAGLAGALADGHPGTEPRLWQTVRRAVETAYAQLGEPAELTPLLHGAPLAAKANLLVRWHRAADQQATYVEVPNPLGGAE
- a CDS encoding helix-turn-helix domain-containing protein yields the protein MQVELFSLAARARTHAALGDPARLAIVDALTLGDASPGEIADRLAMPTNLVAHHVKVLTQAGLVVKVRSEGDRRRTYLQLRPETLAALATPRLTGVGRVVFVCTHNSARSQLAAALWRHRTRGAAASAGTQPAARVHPRAVAVAHRHQLDLDPTGTAHVADIVRSDDLVIAVCDNAHEGLTDQLRPRLHWSVPDPVRVDTDEAFESAYTDLADRVARLAPAVLPGDPR
- a CDS encoding GNAT family N-acetyltransferase, producing the protein MSSLTASEAIDGLDSAVVTTDQVDIPALAEVYRRVHAADLHLVDHTVPTVEERLWWTAEAPGFEAALGYVDGRLVGTVMGCPLPPETLWWRDLTSVKDPDLAVEWPGRTFAVCEAFVLPEYRRHRLGFRMTVELLARRREERVSLAVAETNTRVWHALQRTGFDHVGDLVPFPGWRSHRMLVRALPLANRP
- a CDS encoding MIP/aquaporin family protein, whose translation is MTIALSRRLLAEFTGTALLVTAVVGSGVMATDLSPDDVGLQLLQNSIATAFALGVLILMFGPVSGAHFNPVVSAADWLLGRRSGAGLSPRELAGYVAAQVTGAVAGSVLANLMFGLGAVSLSVRERGGGNLWLGEVVATAGLVLLIFALARSGRATVAPAAVGAYIGAAYWFTSSTSFANPAVTVGRAFTDTFAGIAPASVPGFVVAQVVGLAVGVGLLAALYPDAGAAADQVVVPADDQATPSRHP